A region from the Oceanidesulfovibrio marinus genome encodes:
- a CDS encoding AIR synthase-related protein — protein sequence MLQRIEVAMRPDRVDPMGHKTVRRIKEFLGLTVEDARVATVFTVEGLEPAEIDELIAGSALHDPVLHVASLEPVASDFDWCLEVGFKPGVTDNEGRTAKETIALALDLTQDRKKSLSVYTSKQYAVRGTLTREQAESIASGLLANELIQRTAVKSAGEWAKEPGFQAQAARVSGKADDTVVTAAISSMSDDELMAFSKEHVLALSLKEMRAIRDHYAKSEVQKDRTAAGLGSEPTDAEMECLAQTWSEHCKHKIFTAAIDYEDVESGQREQVNSLFKSYIMDSTRVIRERLGDKDFCLSVFKDNAGVFRFTEDHSLCIKVETHNSPSALDPYGGALTGIVGVNRDPMGTGIGANLVCNTDVFCFASPFHDGELPPRLLHPRRVLEGVREGVEHGGNKSGIPTINGSLVFDERYLGKPLVYCGTVGMMPMTIAGKPSHEKAAKPGDAVVMVGGRIGKDGIHGATFSSEELTEESPATAVQIGDPITQRKMYDLLMRARDAGMYSAITDNGAGGLSSSVGEMAEDPGGATLDLAKAPLKYDGLQPWEILLSEAQERMTLAVPQDKLDAFMALAEEMDVEATVLGEFTDSGYFHITYGGKPVAYLSMEFLHEGVPQMELSARWQKPAVQDAGLESLKTVGDQALMLRRMLGRLDICSKEYIVRQYDHEVKGGSVVKPMTGVEADGPSDAGVMRPLLDRQEALVLAHGICPRYSDLDTYWMMAGAIDEAVRNAVATGATIDHMVGVDNFCWCDPVQSEKTPDGEYKLAQLVRANRALAHFCMAYGVPCVSGKDSMKNDYMGGGRKISIPPTVLFTVAGVIPDSSKALTSDFKRPGDAIYLLGTTRPELGMSELAEELGLSFDSVPQVAAVEARERYRSVFQAAQAGLISGCHDLSDGGLGVALAEMAIAGRLGATIDLDMVPRAGIDAGMPAAALLYSESHSRLLVTVRPDDAPAFEKIFAGQAMARIGEVTGEGALVISQAGAKVLEQPVAELTRAWKETLNW from the coding sequence ATGCTGCAACGTATAGAAGTCGCCATGCGGCCCGACCGTGTGGACCCCATGGGCCATAAGACCGTCAGGCGAATCAAGGAATTTTTGGGGCTGACCGTGGAGGACGCACGCGTCGCCACAGTATTCACCGTGGAAGGGCTGGAGCCCGCCGAGATCGACGAACTCATCGCCGGTTCCGCGCTGCACGACCCGGTGCTGCACGTGGCATCGCTCGAACCCGTGGCCAGCGATTTTGACTGGTGCCTGGAGGTGGGCTTCAAGCCGGGTGTGACGGACAACGAGGGCCGCACGGCCAAGGAGACCATCGCCCTGGCCCTGGACCTTACCCAGGATCGCAAGAAGAGCCTCAGCGTCTATACGTCCAAGCAGTATGCCGTCCGCGGCACATTGACCCGCGAGCAGGCGGAGTCCATCGCCTCCGGCCTTCTGGCCAACGAGCTCATCCAGCGCACGGCCGTGAAGTCGGCCGGGGAGTGGGCAAAGGAGCCCGGCTTCCAGGCCCAGGCGGCCCGAGTCTCCGGCAAGGCGGACGACACCGTGGTCACGGCGGCCATCTCGTCCATGAGCGACGACGAGCTCATGGCCTTCAGCAAGGAGCATGTCCTGGCGCTGTCCCTCAAGGAGATGCGCGCCATCCGCGACCATTACGCCAAGTCCGAGGTCCAGAAGGACCGCACCGCGGCCGGCCTGGGCTCCGAGCCCACGGACGCGGAAATGGAGTGCCTGGCCCAGACGTGGTCCGAGCACTGCAAGCACAAGATTTTTACCGCGGCCATCGACTACGAGGACGTTGAGAGCGGCCAGCGCGAGCAGGTCAACAGCCTGTTCAAGTCGTACATCATGGACTCCACCCGCGTTATCCGCGAGCGCCTGGGCGACAAGGACTTCTGCCTCTCGGTGTTCAAGGACAACGCCGGCGTCTTCCGCTTCACCGAGGATCACAGCCTGTGCATCAAGGTGGAGACGCACAACAGCCCCTCGGCCCTGGACCCGTACGGCGGCGCGCTCACCGGCATTGTGGGTGTGAACCGCGACCCCATGGGCACGGGCATCGGCGCGAATCTCGTCTGCAACACGGACGTGTTTTGCTTTGCCTCGCCGTTCCACGATGGCGAGCTGCCCCCGCGCCTGCTGCATCCCCGGCGCGTGTTGGAAGGCGTGCGCGAAGGCGTGGAGCACGGCGGCAACAAGTCCGGCATCCCCACCATCAACGGCTCTCTTGTTTTCGACGAACGCTACCTGGGCAAGCCCCTGGTCTACTGCGGCACCGTGGGCATGATGCCCATGACCATTGCCGGCAAGCCCAGCCACGAGAAGGCGGCCAAGCCCGGCGACGCCGTGGTCATGGTGGGCGGCCGTATCGGCAAGGACGGCATCCACGGAGCCACGTTCTCCTCCGAGGAGCTCACCGAGGAGTCTCCGGCCACGGCCGTGCAGATCGGCGACCCCATCACCCAGCGCAAGATGTACGATTTGCTGATGCGGGCGCGCGACGCCGGCATGTACAGCGCCATCACCGACAACGGTGCCGGCGGCCTGTCCTCCTCCGTGGGCGAGATGGCCGAGGACCCGGGCGGCGCAACGCTCGACCTGGCCAAGGCCCCGCTCAAGTATGACGGTCTCCAGCCCTGGGAGATTCTGCTCTCCGAGGCGCAGGAGCGCATGACCCTGGCCGTGCCCCAGGACAAACTGGACGCCTTTATGGCCCTGGCCGAGGAGATGGACGTGGAGGCCACGGTGCTGGGCGAGTTCACCGACTCCGGCTACTTCCACATCACCTACGGCGGCAAGCCTGTGGCCTATTTGTCCATGGAGTTCCTGCACGAGGGCGTGCCGCAGATGGAGCTTTCCGCCCGCTGGCAGAAGCCGGCGGTGCAGGACGCCGGCCTTGAATCGCTGAAAACGGTGGGCGACCAGGCTCTGATGCTGCGGCGCATGCTCGGCCGCCTGGATATTTGCAGCAAGGAGTACATCGTCCGCCAGTACGACCACGAGGTGAAGGGCGGCAGCGTGGTCAAGCCCATGACCGGCGTGGAGGCGGACGGCCCTTCGGACGCCGGCGTGATGCGTCCGCTGCTGGACCGCCAGGAAGCGCTGGTGCTGGCTCACGGCATCTGCCCGCGCTACTCGGACCTGGACACCTACTGGATGATGGCCGGCGCCATTGACGAGGCCGTGCGCAACGCCGTGGCCACGGGCGCGACCATCGACCACATGGTGGGCGTAGACAACTTCTGCTGGTGCGACCCGGTGCAGTCCGAGAAGACGCCGGACGGCGAGTACAAGCTGGCGCAGCTGGTGCGCGCCAACCGCGCCCTGGCGCATTTCTGCATGGCCTACGGCGTGCCCTGCGTCTCGGGCAAAGACTCCATGAAGAACGACTACATGGGCGGCGGCCGCAAGATTTCCATCCCGCCCACGGTCCTTTTCACCGTGGCAGGCGTTATTCCGGATTCTTCCAAAGCGCTGACGTCCGACTTCAAGCGCCCTGGCGACGCCATCTACCTGCTGGGAACCACCCGGCCGGAGCTGGGCATGAGCGAGCTGGCCGAGGAGCTGGGCCTGAGCTTCGACTCCGTGCCCCAGGTTGCGGCAGTGGAGGCGCGGGAGCGCTACCGCTCGGTGTTCCAGGCCGCACAGGCCGGGCTTATCAGCGGCTGCCACGATCTTTCTGACGGCGGTCTGGGCGTGGCCCTGGCCGAGATGGCAATTGCCGGACGGCTGGGTGCCACCATCGATCTCGATATGGTGCCGCGCGCGGGCATCGACGCTGGCATGCCGGCTGCCGCGCTGCTGTACTCCGAAAGCCACAGCCGTCTGCTGGTGACGGTGCGGCCGGACGATGCGCCGGCCTTTGAGAAGATCTTTGCCGGACAGGCCATGGCGCGCATCGGCGAGGTAACGGGCGAGGGGGCGCTCGTGATCTCCCAGGCCGGCGCCAAGGTGCTCGAACAGCCCGTGGCGGAGCTGACCCGGGCCTGGAAAGAAACCCTCAACTGGTAA
- a CDS encoding polyprenyl synthetase family protein, protein MHALIAYMGNELPTINEHLDSCVRRLDPFVQPIARHVLNAGGKRLRPLLTLISFRAFGGQGDPYPMASSLELLHSATLLHDDILDRADLRRGRPSAHLVYGRHAAILGGDALLALGNKIVAEYGDARLTNAISEAIMATATGEIREIAQVGNMSLTNAEYLEIVTGKTAYLIEAATRCGALLAGADNAGVEQAAQFGLNLGIAFQLVDDVLDYASSEEEAGKTVAADLREGKATLPLILYLESAAPEERNELQELVRRIGITDMGNTGAGTQSDDVQNNKGRAMSQQDLDLVIAAVQRVRETGAVERGREIAAGYAEAARASLQGLPPSPETELLGEALEYVVRRNK, encoded by the coding sequence ATGCACGCCCTTATCGCCTATATGGGGAATGAGCTCCCCACCATCAACGAGCATCTGGACAGCTGTGTCCGGCGGCTCGATCCCTTTGTCCAGCCTATCGCGCGCCACGTGTTGAATGCCGGCGGCAAACGTCTGCGCCCCTTGCTCACGCTTATCTCGTTCCGCGCATTCGGCGGACAGGGCGATCCCTACCCCATGGCCTCGTCCCTGGAGCTGTTGCACTCGGCCACGCTGCTGCACGACGACATCCTGGACCGCGCGGACCTGCGGCGGGGGCGTCCTTCCGCGCATCTCGTGTACGGCAGACACGCCGCCATCCTGGGCGGCGACGCGCTACTCGCACTGGGCAACAAGATCGTTGCCGAGTACGGAGACGCGCGGCTGACCAACGCCATTTCCGAGGCGATCATGGCCACGGCCACGGGCGAGATCCGCGAGATCGCCCAGGTGGGCAACATGAGCCTGACCAACGCGGAGTATCTGGAGATCGTTACCGGCAAGACCGCCTATCTTATCGAGGCGGCCACGCGCTGCGGCGCATTGCTGGCCGGGGCGGACAATGCCGGTGTAGAGCAGGCCGCACAGTTCGGCCTTAATCTCGGCATCGCCTTCCAGCTGGTGGACGACGTGCTGGACTACGCCTCCAGCGAGGAGGAGGCCGGCAAGACCGTGGCCGCCGATTTGCGCGAGGGCAAGGCCACGCTGCCGCTCATTCTGTACCTGGAGTCGGCTGCTCCGGAGGAGCGGAACGAGCTGCAGGAGCTGGTCCGGCGCATCGGGATTACTGACATGGGCAACACGGGCGCCGGCACGCAGAGCGACGACGTGCAGAACAACAAGGGCCGGGCCATGTCCCAGCAGGATCTGGATTTGGTCATAGCCGCCGTGCAGCGTGTACGGGAAACCGGCGCCGTGGAGCGCGGCCGGGAGATAGCCGCCGGCTACGCCGAAGCGGCGCGGGCAAGCCTGCAGGGGCTGCCGCCTTCCCCGGAGACGGAACTCCTGGGTGAGGCGCTGGAGTACGTGGTACGCCGCAACAAATAA
- the mqnB gene encoding futalosine hydrolase — protein MALLIASATAMELEAALSLCEGAAGALPGPGTIERRTILGQETALLVTGVGPVNAALAAGAALASGTIAGVVLVGVAGTFDTSRAPIGSLALADSEIFPEYGLRTPEGVDPRGLKFPQHAGKGVEVWDTVALDPEGDAARIGAELPQCTAGPSVTVAGVTACSQTRERIVAQYAPLTENMEGFPWALAAMRAAVPFIELRGVSNEVGSRTGWNLQAALETLAAAVPRLIRPGRTLAKGT, from the coding sequence ATGGCCTTGCTGATCGCATCCGCCACAGCCATGGAGCTGGAGGCTGCATTGAGCCTGTGCGAGGGCGCTGCCGGCGCGCTCCCTGGGCCGGGTACGATCGAACGCAGGACGATTCTGGGCCAGGAGACAGCGCTGCTGGTGACCGGCGTGGGGCCCGTGAACGCGGCCCTGGCAGCCGGCGCGGCCCTGGCCTCTGGTACGATAGCCGGCGTGGTTCTGGTAGGTGTGGCCGGTACGTTCGATACGTCGCGTGCTCCCATCGGCAGCCTTGCCCTGGCCGACAGCGAGATATTCCCGGAGTACGGTCTGCGCACGCCGGAAGGTGTGGACCCGCGGGGCCTCAAGTTTCCGCAGCACGCCGGCAAAGGCGTCGAGGTCTGGGACACGGTGGCGCTCGACCCGGAAGGCGACGCAGCGAGGATAGGCGCGGAGCTCCCGCAGTGCACGGCCGGGCCGTCGGTCACCGTGGCCGGGGTCACTGCCTGCAGTCAGACACGCGAGCGCATCGTGGCGCAATATGCGCCGCTGACCGAGAACATGGAAGGCTTTCCCTGGGCGCTGGCCGCCATGCGCGCGGCCGTCCCGTTCATCGAACTGCGCGGCGTGTCCAACGAGGTCGGGAGCCGTACCGGTTGGAATCTGCAGGCCGCGCTGGAAACCCTGGCAGCCGCGGTGCCACGCCTCATCAGGCCCGGACGGACGCTTGCTAAAGGGACGTAA
- a CDS encoding nucleotide sugar dehydrogenase codes for MIVDFESLQNRERAVAVVGLGYVGLPLAVAMAPHFKVIGFDINDSRITELKGGHDHTREVDDARLQGADIDFTSDPKRLAEAGVIIVAVPTPIDTSRNPDLTPVRSASITVGKHMAKGSVVAYESTVYPGLTEEICVPLLERESGLSCGPDFTVGYSPERINPGDKVHTLETIVKVVAGQDEATGALLEKLYGTVVKAGTHRASTIKVAEAAKVIENTQRDLNIALMNELSLIFDRMDIDTREVLEAAGTKWNFLPFSPGLVGGHCIGVDPYYLTFKAQMLDYHPEVILAGRRINDDMGRHVAQTCIKMMVRNGGCTCASRVGVLGLTFKENVPDLRNTRVTDVIREIEEYNCQVLVHDPLAVPEEAREEYGLDLVGMEAMTDLDAVIVAVSHQEFAALTPDKVRAMFRNPDAAVVVDVRGFLDKETFESAGLAYWRL; via the coding sequence ATGATTGTAGATTTTGAATCATTACAGAACAGGGAGCGCGCTGTCGCCGTGGTGGGCCTGGGGTATGTGGGCCTGCCGCTGGCCGTGGCCATGGCCCCCCACTTCAAGGTCATCGGCTTCGACATCAACGACAGCCGCATTACCGAGTTGAAGGGCGGGCACGACCACACCCGTGAGGTGGACGATGCGCGGCTCCAGGGCGCGGACATCGACTTCACCAGCGATCCCAAACGCCTGGCCGAGGCTGGCGTCATCATCGTGGCCGTGCCCACGCCCATAGACACCTCGCGCAACCCGGATCTCACGCCGGTGCGCTCCGCGTCCATCACCGTGGGCAAGCACATGGCCAAGGGCTCGGTCGTGGCGTACGAGTCCACGGTCTACCCCGGTCTGACCGAGGAAATCTGCGTGCCCTTGCTGGAGCGGGAGTCCGGCTTGAGCTGCGGCCCGGACTTCACCGTGGGCTACTCACCGGAGCGCATCAACCCCGGCGACAAAGTCCACACCCTGGAGACCATCGTGAAGGTGGTGGCCGGGCAGGACGAAGCCACGGGCGCACTGTTGGAAAAGCTCTACGGCACCGTGGTCAAGGCCGGCACCCACCGCGCCTCCACCATCAAGGTGGCCGAGGCCGCCAAAGTCATCGAGAACACGCAACGCGACCTGAACATCGCCCTGATGAACGAGCTTTCGCTGATCTTCGACCGCATGGACATCGACACGCGCGAGGTTCTGGAGGCGGCCGGCACCAAGTGGAACTTCCTCCCGTTCTCACCGGGTCTGGTGGGCGGCCACTGCATCGGCGTGGACCCGTACTACCTGACCTTCAAGGCGCAGATGCTGGACTACCACCCCGAGGTCATCCTCGCGGGCCGGCGCATCAACGATGACATGGGCCGGCACGTGGCCCAGACCTGCATCAAGATGATGGTGCGCAATGGCGGCTGCACGTGTGCCAGCCGGGTCGGCGTGCTGGGCCTTACCTTCAAGGAGAACGTGCCGGACCTGCGCAACACCCGCGTCACCGATGTGATCAGGGAGATCGAGGAGTACAACTGCCAGGTTCTGGTGCACGATCCGCTCGCGGTTCCAGAGGAAGCGCGGGAGGAGTACGGCCTGGATCTGGTGGGCATGGAGGCCATGACCGACCTGGACGCCGTGATCGTGGCCGTGTCGCACCAGGAGTTCGCCGCGCTCACGCCGGACAAGGTGCGCGCCATGTTCCGCAACCCGGACGCCGCCGTGGTGGTGGATGTCCGCGGCTTCCTGGACAAGGAAACCTTCGAGTCCGCGGGGCTCGCCTACTGGCGCCTGTAG